TACTATAGATTTTATTCTATTCCCAGATGCTCAAACTTTTTGGAAGAAAGCTAGATTCAATCAATCTAATTAATAATTTGTACACTATAATTTATACACATGGATATTTGATATAGTTCGTTATCTTTTTTAACATGGAAATCAGGATATACTAATAAGAGAACTAAACTTAAGGCTTACCTTGATTAAATGATTAATCAGTACGACTTCTTCGGTGGGGATGGCGAGCCGGCCGGCCGGCGTGTGCAGTGCAGATCAAGGCCGGATGGCGAGCCTACAGCCGCagttggcggcgcggcggcttcgGCTTGTCAAGGCGGTCACACAGGCCACAAACGCGTGTGAAACTCCATCTGAACTCGCCGTACGTTTCTATTCCAGCGATTGAGAACCACCTTTTCTTAGGCGAATTAAGAACCACCCGACCGATCGTATGCATGAGACCTGATTGTATTCTCTCTAGACGGGCTGCTGGGTTTTGAACATACAGCAGAAAATAAAGAAGTGGAGGCAAACACCTTGGACTTAGTGGGGCAACGCCGCATATACTAGGCCTAGTATTAGTCGGCTCGAAAAACGAGTGGGGGGCATTGCCCGCACAAGCATGCACGTAGATTCACCCCTGGTATCTCAGGTGGATGAAGCCGGAGTCTAACTGTCACAACATACACAAAATAGGTTGGCAGCTTGGATGTAGGAATATTACAACCGTCAGGGTTGATTGCATAAAGCAAGAAGACTTTTCTTAACAATCATAATACATGCTCTTTCTAAGTTTATGCTCGGTAGAGCCGACGTCAAACATAGGAGGCAGAAGCGGATGTCGAGGTTACAAAAAATGTGCTGGAAAAGTgatgagtttttttttcaaaaaggggattccccggcctctgcatcagaacgatgcatacggccctcTTATTAAACAAATAAATAGGTTCCAACAAGGTCTAAAAGTCTTCAAAGGAAGATAAAAAAGgagctcacacagagccaaataaaggacgccacaaccggctggcaaaaagagagataggtaaactaattgcctatcatattacatgaccgccatccaaaccgattAAATATATCTCGTGCTACTATCTCCAGCAAAGTGACGAGTGCCTCTAAAACAAAGCCATGCCGATTAATCTCACAAACTAATTATAAGTTTAAAAGTGTACACCGATAACAATTTCAGTAATTTAAATGTAATGAGAAAATGAGTTACACAACCTTAGTGCAAGATAATAATCAAATAAAGAGCAAAAATGAAAGATCCAAATCGCACACACAAATCTGATCGGTTTCCAGCGTCAGGAACCAAGACGAGGTACCACTACTAGTAGTTGATGGACCAGCACTTCTGTCTGATCTCCCCATTCATGCTGGTCTTGACCTCGATGTTGCCCATCTTCACCATGGCTTGccggaacttctgttcccactctaCAGGGTACCTGGCATTTCGTTTCACGGATTCAATTGTCGAGGGTGACTCGAGCGCGGCATCCGATTTGAACAACACTTCGTGGTTAAGCACGTTGTTGTAGTATTGGTTGTCCAGGTATCCAGGGGTGTAGATGTCCTGATCCACCGTAGGGTTGCCGCCGCTGCTACAGTTAGCTGTCACCAAGTCGGCCAATGTAGAGTTCATGGTCGTGGGGCGGTCCCCGTTGAAGGACGAGCAGTGGGAGATGCCGATTGAGTGTGCGCCGGAGAGGGTGACCATCTCGTCAAGGGTGAGATTCTTGTTTTGGAACATAGCCTCGAGCATCGTGATGTTGGCGAAGGGAGGGGGCAGATTGGGGAGGGTTTCGCTGGCGAGAGAGACGCGCCCGTCGTAGCGGCCAGACGGGATTTCAAAGTCTATCACCTTGTTGCTGAGGAAGTAGGTGGCGTCGCGCCCAGCAAAGGCGACGATGTCCGAGCATGAGACGATATGCTTGCACCCGGGCGTGGCCTCAAGCTTCTCCTTGATCCTGTTGATCACCTCGAAGCCACGAAGACTGCCCTTGTTGGGGATGCCTTCCATCTCCGTCGGCTCGTTGGGCGTGCTGGTAGTGTTAAGGAGGACCGACGCATCACAACCCTGGCATAAAGATACACAAATTGTTCACCTCAAATGGAAAACATGCTAGCATTTTAAACTTCATGCACTAGTCAACAGAACCAAAAGGCTGAACTGATAAAAAATACTAGTCAATTCATATATACACTTCAACCATGCATATCAGAGATTGATGTGTGCAGTGCATGTAACTCTTGATGTATACATACCCGGACAAAGCAGTCGTGGAAGAAGAGACGGATGAGCCCGGCGCCGATGCCGCGGTCGCGGTCCACCTCCTCCTTTACAATGTCCCTCACGATCGTCTCCACTCCATAGCAAGTGTTCTTGACCTTGGGGTAGTGACCAAAGGTGAGCGACAGGGCATGAGAACTTATTCTGACCTGGAAGAAAGGGAGCAACGGATAGGGAAACCCGTAGCTCGCTTGGCACGTGCGCCCCAGGCAACCAAGCAATGCTAGCAGCAGAGCCAAGAAGGCAATCTTTTTGTCACTACAAGCCATGGTTGCTAGCCCTCCAAACTACTACTACTGAGAGAGGCTGGTTGTAGTTAGCTCGAGAGAGTGGAGGAGGGAATTGATCGAAGATGGGCGAAGGAAACTTGATGTGTTGCAGGCCTATTTATAGGTCCTGAAAATCagtacgcatgcatgcatgcatgttcatGTAATTTTTGTTTTTGTTCCCTTAACCGATGGTAGGTTGCATGTGTGTGCTCAAGTCAACCGAGAACATGCATGGCGGGCACAATCTCACAGCTCAACGGTTGACATTGCCGCGCTGTATGCAATTTGCTCCCATAATGTGGCCAAGTGCCGCAACGTTCCTCCATGGAGCAATAGTAGGATTATTACAAGATTGATTAGAATATACACAAAGATATATATTTTATTTCCTACGGAGATCGCTAACGTATCTCGTGTTCCGCATGTAAATGTGCATGGGAGGGATCATGGACACCACAGCTAATCGAGCCATTACGAAGACTAGTAAAACACTCGTTGGTTGCTACGGACTATAATGTATATAAATAAATCGAACAAATTATCAAAGTCATCTTTGAAATCGAAGCTCATTCCTTTTTCTTACGTCCAGACGTGTTCGAATATCAAACGAGCACCCAACAGGCTCCTCAAAATTCAACTGTCTGGACAACCCGAGATCCCCCAAATCCAGGTCATATGTGAGGGGAAAATATGGTTGTCCAGACTATAAGCTGTTCCATTCTTCATAAGCCAACTTCAATGCTGATCCACAAATTTGCTCCCGCATCCGTCTGCGGACACAGATGCGGGAGCCGGCCATCACGCTGACCGCATACATTTCAATCTGTGTTTTAACTAGTTGGACAAAATTCGTATGAACACGATGGATTTTCATATAAagtggacgaaattcattacatttcgaacattTTTCATTACAGTTTGAACATTTAGGACAAAAAAAGGCCAGACCCTAAAGCTATCCTAGGACGGCGTCCATCGTCCATTTCCTTTGTATTTTGCATCGCCGACCATATCCTTCATCTGTCGTCTCCATGAACGGCGGCAGGGTTTTAGACCCGTGAAGTAAGGGTGTGAtctccagcgaggaagagtagaacatgggagacggaCCGGCCCACTTGAGACACAATGCCCTGTCGCCtgccatgccctactcatcctcggaggagtccacgACCTCTTCATCGCCGGTGTCGGTGGACGTGAGGTCAATGATGGACGTGGACGGTCCGTCGGTGTCCACCTGCCACATGCGACCCCCAAAATTGAAAGGCGGCACATTGGGCGCGCAGCAGGTGGCATTCTCGTCCTCGACCGCCTGCTCTGCCAGTGCTTGTGCGACCGCGTCCGCATCTTCCTGCATCGGCACTGCTTTGCAAGCGGCGCATTGAGCACGCGCGGCCTCATAGAGCACCTGCTGCTCTGCAACGAAGGTCGGGTTCACCGCAACCATGGCGGCCACGATCTCCTCACTTGCGCGCTCGCCGTAGATTTTGCCTCCGTTTGCCGGTGTTGCTCGAGAAGGAGCAGGTTGTACCTCTGCTCCTTCTACACATGCCGAAACACCGACATAGGAGCCGGCGCAGGCGGCTTCTCATCCACCATGGCGGCGGCATAGTGCGCCTGCGCCTGCTCCATGGTCAAGCTGGCATGCACCGACGCCGGCTCTGACGCGTTGTCGTCGTCGGAACCCATCTCCATTGTGGGATCATCGTCAAAGACCTTGGGGGAGCTGGCCGGCATGCCGGCCTCAATCTTCCTGGCATGGCGGCTGTGCCAGGCGACCACAAGGACGGCAATCTCGTGCTCCATCTTCGTCATCAGGCTCTTCCACGGAGCGTTCCCGCTCACGGTGATGGTGGATGTGGTGCAACGGGGGAGGATGTGGAGCAGATGTGTTGCGGTGTGGAGTTTAGCCGAGTGTGGCCGCCTTTAAATAGCGGATTCCGGTGGGGCCAAACATCCGGGTGTGTCAATGCATGGGGCCGAAGTTGGTTCCTCGGCATATGGACGGATGATCATTGAACGGACGTGGTAGATATCTGTCCCGTCTTGTACAGTAAACGTCTGTTCGACATTGAACAGGCGCGAACATCGAAGACGCAGTGCAAGCGGCGCTCTCGGCCGACGTGCCGCTTCAATActgacgccagtgagaggtcgcattcGCTCGTGGGCTGGCATCAATGCAGAGCGGCCGCTCTATAGCggcatgaatgcaggcagctggcaCCGGAAACGCACGCGGGCGAAGAAGGAGGGTTTTTGTGGCAATGGTCGTCAGGAATGGGCATAGCAGCGGTTCGGNNNNNNNNNNNNNNNNNNNNNNNNNNNNNNNNNNNNNNNNNNNNNNNNNNNNNNNNNNNNNNNNNNNNNNNNNNNNNNNNNNNNNNNNNNNNNNNNNNNNNNNNNNNNNNNNNNNNNNNNNNNNNNNNNNNNNNNNNNNNNNNNNNNNNNNNNNNNNNNNNNNNNNNNNNNNNNNNNNNNNNNNNNNNNNNNNNNNNNNNNNNNNNNNNNNNNNNNNNNNNNNNNNNNNNNNNNNNNNNNNNNNNNNNNNNNNNNNNNNNNNNNNNNNNNNNNNNNNNNNNNNNNNNNNNNNNNNNNNNNNNNTGGACCGTTGAGCGGACCGATACAGAACTGCGTTGGATGGCTTCCGGGGTCCGAACCGTGTGGTCCCGGATGAAGGTGAGTATTATTTTTTTAGCGAACCTCTGATGATTTTTAAATGGAGGGTTATGCAAAGTGGCGCTCGCTGGTAGGCTCTGATGGccatttgtttttctttttttattactATTTTTAATGAAGGTGAGGATTTTTTTAAGATATTTTTTTAGACGGAGATAAGGATTCTATGTATTTTTTAAAAGTAAAAATGTATATACAATTTCCTCTCAAGCGGCATCACATTATGGTCCCCCAACCACTAGTCCCATCCAACGGGAGCTGCATGCTTGATCGCAAAAACTGATGGATAAAAAAATCATTAGCTAATCATTATCACTGTCCCCGTCCATTAGGCTAGTCATAACTTAGCTACTACAGTTTTACTTATGTGGCACATAGTTAATGAGAAGTGCTAACATATTATGTTACCGTAACATAGCGTTTCTCAAGACAAGATAAATCTACAAGATAATAAATGAAGTCCTCTATGCCACTATTACTATATTACTTTgcattataaaaataataatttagactagtgttatatgtatgacactcgTATAAGTTACTCCTCACTATGACCAATGTGTCCCTGATTCAGACGTTTAATTGCAAAAAAGCTGCGAGTGCATACTGATCAAACAGATAGGACTTAGACGTCTAAATGAAAAGGCACATATCGAACAAGCAGAACAAGAAGGGTGCTCTAAATTTACTGATCGGTGCGAAACGCCGGCACTCCTAGTGCGCGGTGAGATCCCACGTCGGAAAAGAATTCCTAGCGCCCTCCTCTCCTAGCGCCGCCGGCACTCCGCCCACGGCGGCCACCAACCTCCACTGACGCTGGTCTCTCCGGCCGCGTCAGCCACCATATCAGCACCATCCACTCTCGACCACCTAGAGTTTCATGGCCCTCTCTAATCTGAAGTTTGACCCTGGGCTGGAGTTTGAGGCAAGAATTTGGAAGGATTTTGGTACTCCTAACAAGTTTATGGAGGGGCTCAATCTGCCAAAATTCTTCCTGGTCgttgagttttctttttctttggggcaATGATGGCCCTAATTCTATAAATGAGTTTTGGGCATTCAAACTAGAAAAATTAGCAGAATGGACTACGGTTTCTAGGAAGAGTCCAAATCTTTTCATCTTTTGTTGATGCTGCTCGTTCTCCTCGCTACTTCTATGATTATCCTCATTAGGATGGTCAGTCTTAAATTAATGGGCGCAATTTGGTGTTTCCGGGAATTAATTTTCGGCAAAGGCGGGGTATCCGGCTAGGAAATCCCTATACGACACATTCTGCGTCAAAACAATTGGAACGGCCCATTTAACCGGTTCCATCGTTTTCATCGTTTCCGGTTTTAGGAACGTTCTAGAGTTTCCCAGCCGGTTTATTCTAGTTCTGGGAACTTTCTAGAAGGTTACCTTAACCCGGTTTCCTGTTTTTTTcgtttattatttttttattttttccccatttttatttccttttcttctttatttttatttgttttctgtttgttttttcttttatttttttaggtTTATTTTTTTAAAGAACATCTTTTGAAAAGTGTTAATTTTATTGAAAAAGTCCAGAACTTTATGAACTATTtgtgttttaaaaaattgttcataaattcaaagaATATCCGCATTTTTCAAAAATTGCTCGGAAAATCCAAAAAGTGTTCTTTTTTTACAAAATATGTTTGAATATTACTTTTCCAAATTTTCTaaatttttcaaaaatattcatgttttaaaaaattgttcatatttcatTTTTTACAGGAGTTTCAGAAAATGTTCcagtttgaaaaaatgttcacaagtttaaaaaatcgtgttttcaaattttgttcaggaatttcaaaatatgttcacattttcaaatttcgatttgaaattttaaaaatgttcccgtttttagaaaatttgatcatgattttaaaaaatatttcctgtttttcAAAAAGGTTATAGTTTTCTTTTCCTGAAAACTGTTCACAAGTTTGGAAAGTGTTTGATTTTCAAAAGTGTCCTTTTCGAAATTTAGTTCGGGAGGTTTAAAAAAATTGTTTAGAAGTTTGAAAAATGTTCTTATcttcaaaattttgttcataaattttaaaaaatctGTATTTTCTTTTAGAAATCTCTAATTTGAAAACATAATATTTTTAAACTTCATTCTGGGTTTCAAAATTCTTCAAAAGTTTGGAAATATTCCtggtttttcaaaaaaattcacaaattcaaaaaatgttcttgacatTCAAAAAAAGTTTGCCTTTTCCTAATTTTGTTcatagtttaaaaaaatgttctattttcaattttttgttcagaAGTTCATTAATGTTCCATTTTTCCTAAAACattcattttttaaaaaaagttaTGTTTTCAAATTTGGTCATGAATGTCCCCTTTTTGTAAAATTTGCTCAAGATTGATTTTTTTACTCTTCCATATAGTGTTAACATTTTCAAATAATTGTCCAATTTGTAAAATCCGTtcataaatttgaattttttttgtttcaaTAAGTATTCGCTTTTGAAATAAAAATACGTTCAAATTTCCTAATAATAATTAGTTCTGTCACTGCTCACAGCCGTTAAAATCCACGCTGCAATTAGTAGACAGCCAAATAGTGTATTCCAGTGGTTATGAACCATTGCGTACTACCACGAGGTGCCGAGTTCGAATCCTCGTTTGTCCATCTGTTTTAGGGATTTTATGGGTTCTAGCTACTTAAATGTCCGCGCTGCTTATTATTGAGGAAAGGTGTTCACCTCAGGTGGCTTGGTTCCCGAAATGACGATGAACGCGTCGCGAGTTCGAACACAACACACAATGCATTATTTTTGCTGATTTTTTTCCTGCATTGCGGGGTTGGTTACCTGGGCTGGCCCGTTAGTTCGGCGCCTGCGTGAACACCCGCCAGTTTGCTGCATAATGCGGCACATAGGAGGTCCCATCCGGGTATTCACATGGGAAAAGGGTCACGTCAGACTAATGGGCCGGGTTCTTCTGCTGCTGACCGCTGGCCTTTCTGTGGTCGTTGTATATGTTTGGGCATTCTCAACCCAGCTGTATCGCAAGGCCTGCAATTGCGGGGCCCATGTTGGCACTAATTATTTTCGGAAATGTTAACTAGCAACCGTTCACCCCTTAAAAAAAGGCGACCCTTCTCCAAGGGACCAATCTCGGCGAACACGCTCTCTTTTCTCAGATTCACTGCACGAATCTTGGCGCAGGGATAGGAGACACGCCAGGTGGCTTGGTTCCCGAAATGACGATGAACGTGTCGCGAGTTCGAACACAACGCACAATGCATTATTTTTGCTGATTATTTTTCCTGCGTTGCGGGGTTGGTTACCTGGGCTGGCCCGTTAATTCGACGCCTGCGTGAACCCCCGCCAGTTTGCTGCATAATGCGGCACGTAGGAGGTCCCATCCGGGTATTCACATGGAAAAAGGGGCACGTCAGACTAAAAGGGCCGGGTTCTTCTGCTGCTGACCGCTGGCCTTTCTGTGGTCGTTGTATATGTTTGGGCATTCTCAGCCCAGCTGTACTGCAAGGCCTGCAATTGCGGGGCCCATGTTGCCACTAATTGTTTTCAAAAATGTTAACTAGCAACCGCTCACCCCTCAAAAAAAAGGCGACCCTTCTCCAAGGGACCAATCTCGGCGAACACGCTCTCTTTCCTCAGATTCACTGCATGAATCTTGGCGCAGGGATAGGAGACACGCCAGATTTCAAACTCGTTTGATGTGAAACCAAACCCAGCAAAACGTTATCCTATTCAAAACACTAATGTCCACCACACTGCTAGCGATGTGCGACTCCTCCTTGAAGACATGTGAACGAATCCCAGTTCCTTCTCTTTTTCCCCCCTTTTTACTAGATGGCAAAATATGTTTTTTTCTTAGGTGCATGgaaatttttctaaaaaaaattacatAACATTTTTTATAAATTTTCAAATTTCGTCATATGGCAGTTTTATTATTTGTAACatgacatttttattattaagaggatGACTTTTTTTCCCGCATTGAGGGGTTggttacctgggctggcccattagttCGGCGCCTGTGCGAACCCCCGTCAGTTTGGCGCATAATGCGGCACATAGGAGGTCCCATCCGGGTATTCACATGGAAAAAGGGTCACGTCAGACTAATGGGCTGGTTCTTCTGCTGCTGACCACTGGCCTTTCTGTGGTTGTTGTATATGTTTGGGCATTCTCAGCCCAGCTATACTGCAAGGCCTGCAATTGCGGGGCCCATATTGCCACTAATTGTTTTCGGAAATGTTAACTAGCGACCGctcacccctcaaaaaaaaaaggcgACCCTTCTCCAAGGGACCAATCTCGGCGAACACGCTCTCTTTCCTTAGATTCACTGCACGAATCTTGGCGCAGGGATAGGAGACACGCCAGATTTCAGACTCGTTCAATGTGATACCAAACCCATCAAAACGTTATCCTATTCAAAACACTAATGTCCACCGCACTGCTAGCGATGTGCGCCTCCACCTTGAAGACATGTGAATGAATCCCAAttccttcttttttttcctttttactaGATGGCAAAATATGTTTTTTTTCTTAGGTACAtggaattttttcgaaaaaattacataacattttttataatttttcAAATTTCATCATATGGCAGTTTTATTATTAGTAACatgacatttttattattaagaggatGAATTTTTTTTCTAATGCTCACAAGTCACGATTGTATTTGTACATTGCAGTTTTATTACTAATAACATGACATTTTTATGATTAGGATTGCAAAATCTCGGTCGATTGAGACTTAAGAAGTCTCAGTCCATGCTATATTCGTGAGATCTTATGTGGAaattcgtgcaaaattttctttcaattttttgctttcttctttttcatatgttTTGTGACTTGACTGAGACTTCGTTAAGTCTCAGTCGGCTGATAACGAGGCACATCCTTTTATTATTAAGATGATTGCATTTTTTTATTAAGGGGATGACAATTTTTTGTCTTTACAAAAATAGTCATGCTTGGACTATAGAAAAATTATTGGGCGTATCTACATAAAACATTTTTCTGTTTAAAGTTGTCATCGGAccaattttgttttgttttacaaattagagcatgtcaatttttgttcTTTTGTATGTTTTTCCTGCTTTTTTTGCATAAGTTTCTTTTTTGGTTAATGGCATTTATTTTCTTCAAAAAATGAGTGAATTGGGCCTACCCCGTTTTCCAAACGTGCTTCGTGGGCCACTGGAAGAACTCGATGGTTCGCTGGAACAAGGGATAGCGACCGTCGAAAAAGAACATGATCGTTTGCTCGATCGATGCTCCTGAGGCGAACTAATTCATTTGATGGGAGCCTCCTCCTAACGATTGGTCGCCACTTATTTGGGTTCATTTGTTTTGAAGGATTGTTAGCTAATCTCGAGTGCTAATCAAACATCTCAAGCGTGGATCAGCCTCCACGTCGCTGGTGGGGCTGCGCACACAGGCGCAACACTTGCCTGGAGGGCCGAAGATACCGATAGGCGGGGCTGACCGGCACTCACGGGCGTGCCCAACACCGTCGAATGATGGTGACCCCGGCGCGTTCTCGGTCCATCCGCCGTGGACCGCCAAAACAGGTTGCCCGGGTACGCGTCATCCGGGCGGATCACACGGTGCGGAGAGTTTTATAGGTTTTATGTACGACAGTAATAAATTTTACTTAAGTaaatgacctaagatttatcaatccgtggtaggtgtaggatgaagatggataTCTCTTAAACAATCTTGCAATCAAATACAAAaaatctattgtgtccccaacacacccaatacaattgttaattgtatagatgcactaattcgatgaaaagatggtgatacaagtgtaatatggatagtacaaataggtttttgtaatctgaattaAAAAAAGTAAGGTAGCAATAACATAAGTGGATGAAAGTGGTGTCTCAATGCTTGGAACCAagacctagagttcatactttcactaattagtgcaatctctcaacatcaTTAACATAACTAAACCACATGATAAATCCCTCAAAGTGCAGAAAAGAATCACTCTAAACTTTCTATGTCTATCGGAGAAAGTAGGATGGAATCATGTATTGTCTTTCCAATCAAACTTATGAACCACCCCAAAGTGTTAGAATAGTCCTAGAGATCGTACTATgacaacaccatatgatacataaCGTTCAACATTTATGTCACTTAGAGTACCCAATGTCATCACACGTACCCGCAAATACTAGACATGCATCAAGTAATCTCAAAtccaaagtattcaatccaatataAAGAAACTTCCAAGAGCAAGACTTAATTCACCACAAAAAGAGATAGAGGGAGATGAACATCATAAGGTTCAACTTTATTaataaagctcatgatacatcaaaaTTGAAAtccatcaagaacatgagagataaagagagatcaaacacatagttactagTACATATCCTCGACCCCGAgaataaactactcacgcatcaccacATGGacgcaacaaggttgatgaagaggcCTCTCGTGGTGTCTTCCCCTTCgccagagtgccggaaaaggcctccaaatTGGATCATCATGAAACAAGAACTTCGGCGGCGAAAAAATTGTTTGGGGTCTCACTCCGAGGATTTTGAAATATATGTGAATTAATAGGCCAAAGATCAGGGTTAATGGAGCCACGAGAGGCCCATAAGCCAGTGTggtgcgccctacccccaggg
The window above is part of the Triticum aestivum cultivar Chinese Spring chromosome 2A, IWGSC CS RefSeq v2.1, whole genome shotgun sequence genome. Proteins encoded here:
- the LOC123184893 gene encoding peroxidase 2; this translates as MACSDKKIAFLALLLALLGCLGRTCQASYGFPYPLLPFFQVRISSHALSLTFGHYPKVKNTCYGVETIVRDIVKEEVDRDRGIGAGLIRLFFHDCFVRGCDASVLLNTTSTPNEPTEMEGIPNKGSLRGFEVINRIKEKLEATPGCKHIVSCSDIVAFAGRDATYFLSNKVIDFEIPSGRYDGRVSLASETLPNLPPPFANITMLEAMFQNKNLTLDEMVTLSGAHSIGISHCSSFNGDRPTTMNSTLADLVTANCSSGGNPTVDQDIYTPGYLDNQYYNNVLNHEVLFKSDAALESPSTIESVKRNARYPVEWEQKFRQAMVKMGNIEVKTSMNGEIRQKCWSINY